The DNA segment ACTCCAGGGCCACCTGGACACCGGGGAGTTGGAGCTGGCGCGTACGCTCGCCCGGTCGCTCGCCCCGATCTGGAAGCATCGCGGTTCGGGTGAAGCGGCCGCTCCACTCTTCACTGCCGCCCTGCACGTCGCGGTGGGACTGGAGGAAGCGGACACCGCCGCGATGCTCCTTGCGCCCTTCGGGGTGGAGACCCTGGGCGAGCGACACGTCCCCGATCTCGCGGAAGCTGCCGCACGGTACGGGCGGACGTGGTCGCGCGAGGCCGTCGGCAGCTGGTTCGGCCCGGTCGCCGCGTACACCGGGGCGGATCGCGCAGCGTGGCTCGAGTCTCTGCCCGGCCTCTGTGCCGCGCTGCGGACCGCTGACGGTGACGCGGTGGCGGCACCGCTGGTGGAGGGCGTGTGGCAAGCGGCCGAGCAGCAGCTCACCGGCTGGCTCGACGTGGGCCGCGAGGCGGAGCGCCGCGCGGGCATGGAACGGCTGGGAGCTCCCTTGGCCCGCATCCTGCAGGCGTGCGACCCGAAAACCGCCGACACGATCGTCACCGCGCTGCGCGGCCTGCCGGACACCGCCCTGGAATGCCTGCTCCCGGCCCTGCGCACCGCGGCCCACCGACCGACGACCGTACGAGACGGGGCACCCGCGGCCCACGCCTTCCAGACGCTCGCCGACCACTGCGAGGCCCGGCTCACCGCGGCCGTCACTCGCCCCGTACGCGCGGCGGACGACTGGTCACTCACCCCGGCCGGTACCTGCCGGTCCGGCTGCGGCCTCTGCCCCGACCTCGACGCCTTCCTCACCTCCCGCACCCGTCGGGTCATGGATTGGCCGCTCGCGAAGGACCGGCGCCGCCACATCCACAGCCGTATCGATCTGGCCGGCCTGCCCGTGTCCCACACCACCCGGCGTCAGGGACGCCCCTACACCCTGGTCCTGACCAAGACGAACGCGGTGTTCACCCGTGAGCAAGCGGCCCGCATCCGCGCCGAGACCGACCTGGCGTGGCTGCGGGAGAAATGGCCCCGGCCCCGCGGCTGAAAGGGGACAGACAAGCCCCGCGGCTCGCGCGCCTGGAACGGCAGTCCGCACCCGGGACGCGGATGCCGCGATCAGCGGCGACATGGGCGCCATCGCCACCGCCGTGTACGGCGCGCTGGGCACCGGCCCGCGCGGTGAGGTGGCTGAGATCACGCACACGTGGGAGGACGTGGAGGCGCGCCTCGGCCGGCTCATCCTCACTGCCGCCGCCGCACTGGACGACCTCACCGGCGATGCCTGGGACACGGTGGATGAGCGGCTGCGTTTCCTCGTGGCGAGGGTCGCGGCCTAGGCCGGACATGAACCCCAGCTGACCCGCTCCACCCTCCGTACGGAAGGGCCCACACGGACGTGCGGGCCCTTCCGCGTCATCCCCTACTTTGCGGACGCACACGCCCTAAGAGGGCGTATCCCGCCTCCCCGGTGGGAGATGAGTGGGAGACAAGTGGGAGATGATCATGGCGTGGCGCTGCAATCAGGCGCCAGGAAATGCTAGATAGCGCTACCTGCGCGGCCCTGGTTCAGCCGCCGGATTCGCCCGCGTGCGGGCTCAGGACCCCCATGCTGACCAGCACAATCACCACCACACCGAGGGCGATGCGGTAGTACACGAACGGCATGAACGACTTGGTGCTGATGAATTTCATGAACCACGCGATCACCGCGTAACCGACCGCGAAGGCGACGACCGTCGCGAAGATCGTCGGGCCCCAGGTGACATGACCGCCCTCGGTGGCGTCCTTCAGTTCGAAGAGACCGGAGGCGAGCACGGCGGGAATCGCGAGCAGGAAGGAGTAGCGGGCCGCTGCTTCGCGCTTGTAGCCCATGAACAGACCGCCGCTGATGGTCGCGCCGGAGCGGGAGACGCCCGGAATGAGCGCCAGGGCCTGGCAGAACCCGTAGATCAGGCCGTCCTTGACGGTCAGGTTGTCGAGCGACTTGAGCTGCTTGGGGGTGCGGTGCCGGCCGCCCTGCTCGTCCCGCGCCGCAAGCCGGTCGGCGACACCGAGGACGATGCCCATGCCGATCAGCATCGCCGCGGTGAGCCGCAGGTCGCGGAACGGCCCCTCGATCTGGTCCTTCAGTGTCAGGCCGAGGATTCCGATCGGGAGCGAGCCGACGATGACGAGCCAGCCCATCCGCGCGTCGGGGTCCCGGCGCAGCTCCTTGTTGGTGAGCGAGCGGGTCCAGGCCGACAGAATCCGCGCGATGTCCTTGCGGAAGTAGATCAGCACGGCGGCTTCGGTACCGATCTGGGTGATCGCGGTGAACGCAGCGCCCGGGTCCTCCCAGCCGGAGAAGGCCGCGGTCAGCCGCAGATGCGCGCTGGAGGAGACGGGGAGGAACTCGGTCAGCCCTTGGACGAGTCCGAGGATGAGGGATTCAAACCAAGACATGAGGCAGTGGTGTCCAAATGCCGATCGCGGAAGAGGAGGACGGGCACGCCGAAGTGCCGTGTGCAGTGATCGACGATCACGCGTGCCGAGTGCGAACAGTAGCGCCCCAAGATGACGGCTTTGACGCCAGGGGCCGGGCGGAGGACCGGCCCGGCGCCTGGCACCGTCTCACCGTGCCCGCAGTTGGTGCCGCTTGCGCCACGCCACCACCGCGCCCAGCAGACCCGGCACGGCGATGCAGGCCAGCGCGATCAGGAAGGCCGGGGACGTCGGCGTCGAGGCGCGGGCCCCGGCGACGACGTAGGCGGCGGTGTTCGGGACCGAGCCGAGCCCCGTCGCCAGCAGGAAGGGCAGCAGACCCATCCGCGAGACGGCGGCGCAGTAGTTCGACGCGGCGAACGGCACCCCCGGGAACAGCCGTGCCGCCAGTATCGAGCGGAAGCCGTGCCGGCTCAGCTGGTTGTCCGCCGCCTTCAGACAGCGCCCTCGCAGCAGCGGACGCAGCGCGTCCTGGCCCAGCGCCCGCCCGAGGCAGAACGCCAGCCCGGCACCGAGCACCGTGCCACCCAGCGCGGCGCCGAGCCCCAACTGGCTGCCGAACAACGCGCCCGCCGCGAGGTTCAGGATCGGGCGCGGTACGAACGCCACCGTGCACACCCCGTAGGCCACGGTGTACGCCACGACCGCCGCGGCGCCGCCGAGCTGCGGCGGCAGGCCGTCGGTCAGCAGTCTCTGCGGCTCCAGGAGCAGCATGGCCGAGGCCGCGGAGGCGAGCAGCACGACCAGCAGGGACAGGCGCGCCCAGGGGGACAGCAGGACTCTGGCGCAGCGGGCGGTGAGGCCCGCCGAGGATGCCGCCGCGGGGACGACGGTGGTGAGCTGTGCGACGGAGGCCCGGGGAGAGGCTGTGGCGGTGCCCCCAGAGCGGTTGGTGGCATCGAGCATCCGGCGACACTAACCGACGAATGTGACCGAACGCCGTAGCGTGCGTCTCATACGTGCCACAGCGGCCGGAACACCCGGCGTGCGACCATCGCGTGTGACGGCCCGCCCGCGTACCGCGGAAAACCGTTCGACGCCGGGCGCCGTGGTCGCCAGAATCGACGACATGCTCCGGCACGCCTTCCTCCTTGCAGCATCCGCCACCGCGGATGCCCCGAAGGCTGCCGTCCGTGTTCCTGCAGTTCCTGCAGCCGCTGGTGCAGCCGCTGTCGACGGAGCCCGAAGCTGACCCTCCCCGGAACGTCCGGCGGACCCCCAGGGGGAGGGTCGGCAGGTTCCTCGGGGTCCCCGTCCCGGCCGCGTGCCCATCCCGCCGCGCCGGGGCCGATCACGCCTCATCACGGAGAGACTCCGAGGTACCGCCATGTCCAAAACGGCGTACGTCCGCACCAAACCGCATCTGAACATCGGCACGATGGGTCATGTCGACCACGGCAAAACCACGTTGACCGCCGCCATCACCAAGGTCCTGTCGGGGCGCGGCTCCGCCGGCTTCGTGCCGTTCGACCGCATCGACCGGGCTCCCGAGGAGGCGGCGCGCGGCATCACCATCAACATCGCACACGTCGAGTACGAGACCGACACCCGGCACTACGCGCACGTCGACATGCCCGGCCACGCCGACTACGTCAAGAACATGGTCACCGGCGCCACGCAACTCGACGGGGCGATCCTCGTGGTCTCCGCGCTCGACGGGATCATGCCGCAGACCGCCGAACACGTACTGCTCGCCCGGCAGGTGGGCGTCGACCACATCGTCGTCGCCCTCAACAAGGCCGACGCGGGCGACGAGGAGCTGACCGACCTGGTAGAGCTGGAGATCCGCGAACTGCTCTCCGCGCACGGCTACGGCGGTGGCTCCGCGCCCGTCGTACGGGTCTCGGGACTGAAGGCGCTCGAGGGCGCCCCGCGCTGGACGGCGTCGATCGACGCCCTGCTCGACGCGGTGGACACCTATGTGCCCATGCCCGAGCGCTACCTGGACGCGCCGTTCCTGCTGCCGGTGGAGAACGTGCTCACCATCACCGGCCGGGGCACCGTGGTCACCGGCGCGGTGGAACGCGGCACGGTCCGTCCCGGCGACCGCGTCGAGGTACTCGGTGCCGGGGTGGAGTCCGTGGTGACCGGACTTGAGACGTTCGGCAAACCGATGGAGGAGGCGCAGGCCGGGGACAACGTGGCGCTCCTCCTGCGCGGGGTGCCGCGGGACGCGGTGCGACGCGGACATGTGGTGGCCGCGCCGGGCAGCGTGGTGCCGAGCCGGAGGTTCACGGCGCGGGTGTACGTGCTGTCGGCCCGTGAGGGCGGCCGTACGACTCCGGTGTCGACCGGCTACCAGCCGCAGTTCTACATCCGCACCGCGGACGTCGTCGGCAACGTCGACCTCGGGGAGACGGCGGTCGCGCGGCCCGGCGACACGGTCACGATGACCGTGGAGCTGGGGCGCGAGATGCCCCTGGAGCCCGGGCTCGGTTTCGCTGTCCGTGAGGGCGGGCGGACCGTCG comes from the Streptomyces sp. KMM 9044 genome and includes:
- a CDS encoding undecaprenyl-diphosphate phosphatase; translated protein: MSWFESLILGLVQGLTEFLPVSSSAHLRLTAAFSGWEDPGAAFTAITQIGTEAAVLIYFRKDIARILSAWTRSLTNKELRRDPDARMGWLVIVGSLPIGILGLTLKDQIEGPFRDLRLTAAMLIGMGIVLGVADRLAARDEQGGRHRTPKQLKSLDNLTVKDGLIYGFCQALALIPGVSRSGATISGGLFMGYKREAAARYSFLLAIPAVLASGLFELKDATEGGHVTWGPTIFATVVAFAVGYAVIAWFMKFISTKSFMPFVYYRIALGVVVIVLVSMGVLSPHAGESGG
- a CDS encoding TVP38/TMEM64 family protein yields the protein MLDATNRSGGTATASPRASVAQLTTVVPAAASSAGLTARCARVLLSPWARLSLLVVLLASAASAMLLLEPQRLLTDGLPPQLGGAAAVVAYTVAYGVCTVAFVPRPILNLAAGALFGSQLGLGAALGGTVLGAGLAFCLGRALGQDALRPLLRGRCLKAADNQLSRHGFRSILAARLFPGVPFAASNYCAAVSRMGLLPFLLATGLGSVPNTAAYVVAGARASTPTSPAFLIALACIAVPGLLGAVVAWRKRHQLRAR
- the tuf gene encoding elongation factor Tu → MSKTAYVRTKPHLNIGTMGHVDHGKTTLTAAITKVLSGRGSAGFVPFDRIDRAPEEAARGITINIAHVEYETDTRHYAHVDMPGHADYVKNMVTGATQLDGAILVVSALDGIMPQTAEHVLLARQVGVDHIVVALNKADAGDEELTDLVELEIRELLSAHGYGGGSAPVVRVSGLKALEGAPRWTASIDALLDAVDTYVPMPERYLDAPFLLPVENVLTITGRGTVVTGAVERGTVRPGDRVEVLGAGVESVVTGLETFGKPMEEAQAGDNVALLLRGVPRDAVRRGHVVAAPGSVVPSRRFTARVYVLSAREGGRTTPVSTGYQPQFYIRTADVVGNVDLGETAVARPGDTVTMTVELGREMPLEPGLGFAVREGGRTVGAGTVTAVARVLSPES